In one window of Bradyrhizobium sp. AZCC 1721 DNA:
- a CDS encoding Spy/CpxP family protein refolding chaperone: MSKFSVTVIAVVLVTALSSAATAKGRGHFGLGPLSSVKSAFARVLAPGLLLGRPKHHRRVHVRRIKNAPVALKNAPVALQNIPSATNQPSGEEGLVVGRLFTDPAARKQIAATAALAHWHGDRDTTDGWWSHGHGGYGWVGPLFWPFAYNDIYGYAIFGDGMGFWDYGYPDIYAGIFGPYGSDELAAYMTPDSSGRRERRIPPLQQLCGDAGHEIAGLAIDQIQRAIQPTEAQRAALDRLADTSNSAAQIIQASCPMQPASTAPARLALMQQRTAAILTAVISLEPLLGELYDLLNDEQKTRLNALADDQLKTASANGAMKASAQGCEASLPAALQWPAGEIEATLHPNEAQRDALERLRRASARAVEMLSYECHPKDAITPRARLAAMDGRLSTMQQAINLVSDALEDFYATLSDEQKSQFELIGPKRAP, translated from the coding sequence ATGTCGAAGTTCAGCGTTACAGTGATCGCTGTCGTACTGGTGACCGCGCTGTCGAGTGCCGCCACTGCGAAAGGGCGCGGACATTTTGGTCTCGGCCCACTGAGCAGCGTGAAATCCGCATTCGCCCGCGTGCTTGCGCCAGGGCTGCTTCTTGGCCGCCCCAAGCATCATCGCCGGGTACATGTCCGTAGGATCAAAAACGCTCCCGTCGCTTTAAAAAACGCACCGGTCGCTTTACAAAACATCCCGTCCGCGACGAACCAGCCCTCCGGCGAGGAGGGGTTGGTTGTTGGCAGGCTATTCACCGACCCTGCGGCACGAAAGCAGATTGCCGCGACTGCCGCGCTTGCTCACTGGCATGGTGACCGTGACACTACAGACGGGTGGTGGTCGCATGGCCATGGCGGATATGGCTGGGTTGGGCCGCTGTTCTGGCCGTTCGCCTACAATGATATTTATGGTTATGCCATCTTCGGCGATGGCATGGGCTTCTGGGACTACGGCTACCCCGACATTTACGCCGGAATCTTTGGGCCTTACGGCAGTGACGAACTAGCTGCTTACATGACTCCGGATTCTTCCGGCCGAAGAGAACGAAGGATCCCGCCGCTGCAGCAGCTCTGCGGTGATGCCGGCCACGAAATTGCCGGTCTCGCCATTGATCAGATTCAGCGGGCGATTCAACCGACCGAGGCGCAACGGGCCGCTCTGGATCGTCTTGCCGACACATCTAACTCGGCCGCTCAGATCATTCAGGCATCTTGCCCGATGCAGCCCGCATCAACCGCGCCAGCCCGATTGGCCCTGATGCAGCAGCGCACAGCGGCTATTCTCACTGCAGTAATATCCCTGGAGCCGCTGCTAGGGGAGCTTTATGATCTGCTGAATGATGAGCAGAAAACACGGCTCAACGCGCTCGCTGACGATCAGCTCAAGACGGCGTCCGCAAACGGGGCCATGAAAGCGTCGGCCCAAGGCTGCGAAGCGTCCCTGCCGGCCGCGTTGCAATGGCCCGCTGGCGAGATCGAGGCCACGCTACACCCGAACGAAGCCCAACGCGATGCGCTTGAACGGCTGCGGCGTGCCAGCGCCAGAGCTGTCGAGATGCTGAGCTATGAATGTCATCCGAAAGATGCGATCACCCCACGCGCTCGCCTCGCCGCGATGGATGGTCGGCTCAGTACCATGCAACAAGCCATCAATCTGGTGAGCGACGCTCTGGAAGACTTCTATGCCACACTGAGTGATGAGCAGAAGTCTCAATTCGAGCTGATCGGACCAAAACGAGCGCCGTAA
- a CDS encoding cyclase family protein, whose protein sequence is MKAFTLGAAISFAFSAAAYAQAPTWTVPSESQRCPSKWGAADERGSANHQKPAAVMNAAKLIRNGEVIELAHVLGPSMAFFGTRRFDMHTKRTFMNQFSNMRGSNEEIIITELGQVGTQFDGFAHQTHLNSWYNCQKVDENSDRTGFKKFGIHNVGTLFTRGVLIDVAGFKGVDMLGDNYEITVEDLEGALKKQNLTLQPGDAVIIHTGWGKLYGKDNPRYVKSCPGIGVPAALWLAAKDPMLLGADNWPVEVAPNPDKQLSLPVHQIALVVNGIHLLENLKLDELVQKGVGEFAFVMQPLKIQGGSGSTVSPIAVR, encoded by the coding sequence ATGAAAGCATTCACATTGGGTGCGGCGATCTCGTTTGCGTTCTCCGCCGCTGCCTACGCGCAAGCGCCAACCTGGACCGTTCCGTCCGAAAGCCAACGCTGTCCGTCGAAATGGGGCGCGGCCGACGAGCGCGGTTCGGCCAACCACCAGAAGCCCGCGGCCGTGATGAACGCGGCGAAGCTGATCAGGAACGGCGAGGTGATCGAGCTGGCGCACGTGCTCGGTCCCAGCATGGCGTTCTTCGGAACGCGACGCTTCGACATGCATACCAAGCGCACGTTCATGAACCAGTTCTCCAACATGCGCGGCTCGAACGAAGAGATCATCATTACCGAACTCGGCCAGGTCGGCACGCAGTTCGACGGCTTTGCGCACCAGACCCATCTCAATAGCTGGTACAATTGCCAGAAGGTCGACGAGAATAGCGATCGCACCGGATTCAAGAAGTTCGGAATCCATAATGTGGGCACGCTGTTCACGCGCGGCGTGCTGATTGACGTCGCGGGCTTCAAGGGCGTCGACATGCTGGGCGACAATTACGAAATCACTGTGGAAGATCTCGAAGGCGCCCTGAAGAAGCAGAACCTGACGCTGCAGCCCGGCGACGCGGTGATCATTCATACCGGCTGGGGCAAGCTCTACGGCAAGGACAACCCGCGCTACGTGAAATCCTGCCCGGGCATCGGCGTGCCGGCCGCGCTCTGGCTAGCCGCAAAGGACCCGATGCTGCTCGGCGCCGACAACTGGCCGGTCGAAGTTGCGCCCAACCCCGACAAGCAATTGTCGCTTCCGGTGCACCAGATCGCGCTCGTGGTGAACGGCATCCATCTGTTGGAGAATCTCAAGCTCGACGAGCTCGTGCAAAAGGGCGTCGGAGAATTCGCCTTTGTGATGCAGCCGCTCAAAATTCAGGGCGGGTCCGGCTCCACGGTGTCGCCGATCGCGGTGAGGTAA
- a CDS encoding TRAP transporter substrate-binding protein: protein MKRRTFLKGSAVVGATTLVAAPAIAQAAPEIKWRLTSSFPKSLETIFGTAQTFAKYVADATDNKFQIQTFAAGEIVPGLQALDAVSSSTVEIAQTPLYFYIGKEPALTYATGAPFGMNHRHQHSWWTFGGGADLCNEALKPFKAHAILCGNSGTQMGGWFRKEIKTVDDLKGLKFRIAGMGGHVLARLGVVPQQIAGGDVYPALERGTIDAAEFVGPYDDEKLGFYKVAKYYYFPGWWEGGAMLHMAVNEEKWNALPKPYQAILNQAASAAGAWMIEKYDSVNPASLKRLVANGAELRAFPQPVLEACYKATQDHLNEIAEKSPLFKKTKESHDAYMKEVLFYTQIAENYYDNYLLGKMRKG, encoded by the coding sequence ATGAAACGCCGTACGTTCCTCAAAGGCAGCGCCGTGGTCGGCGCGACGACGCTGGTTGCGGCACCTGCGATCGCGCAAGCAGCGCCCGAGATCAAGTGGCGTTTGACCTCGAGCTTTCCGAAGTCGCTCGAAACCATCTTCGGCACGGCGCAGACTTTCGCGAAATACGTGGCTGATGCCACCGACAACAAGTTTCAGATTCAAACCTTTGCGGCCGGCGAGATCGTGCCCGGCTTGCAGGCGCTTGATGCGGTGAGCTCCTCGACCGTCGAGATCGCGCAGACGCCGCTCTATTTCTACATAGGCAAGGAGCCGGCGCTGACTTACGCGACCGGCGCGCCCTTCGGCATGAACCATCGCCATCAGCATTCCTGGTGGACGTTCGGCGGCGGCGCTGATCTCTGCAACGAGGCGCTGAAGCCTTTCAAGGCGCACGCGATTCTGTGCGGCAATTCCGGTACGCAAATGGGCGGCTGGTTCCGCAAGGAGATCAAGACGGTCGACGATCTCAAAGGCCTGAAATTCCGCATCGCAGGCATGGGCGGCCATGTGCTTGCAAGGCTTGGCGTCGTGCCGCAGCAGATCGCGGGCGGTGACGTATATCCGGCGCTCGAGCGAGGAACGATCGATGCCGCGGAGTTCGTCGGTCCCTATGACGACGAGAAGCTCGGCTTCTATAAGGTGGCGAAGTATTACTATTTCCCCGGCTGGTGGGAAGGCGGGGCCATGCTGCACATGGCCGTGAACGAGGAGAAGTGGAATGCGCTTCCCAAGCCATACCAGGCGATCCTCAACCAGGCCGCTTCAGCAGCCGGCGCGTGGATGATCGAAAAATACGACAGCGTCAATCCTGCGTCGCTGAAGCGGCTTGTCGCCAATGGAGCGGAGCTGCGCGCATTTCCGCAGCCGGTCTTGGAAGCCTGCTACAAGGCCACGCAGGACCATCTGAACGAGATCGCCGAGAAGAGCCCGCTGTTCAAGAAGACCAAGGAGAGCCACGACGCGTACATGAAGGAAGTGCTGTTCTATACGCAGATCGCGGAGAACTATTACGACAACTACCTGCTCGGAAAAATGCGCAAGGGGTGA
- a CDS encoding TetR/AcrR family transcriptional regulator produces the protein MTNEATKSARKSAPKPAERRAAARAPASSKPKPASNRAERAAERRGAIIAAAMDEFIARGFAATRLDDIAKRAGVAKGTIYLHFKDKESMFEELIRTAIVPLVTRLWATPPQPGASVRDMVEGFAKTFIEEVAATRRGDLVRLIVAEGPRFPEVADFYYREVVSRGLAGMRALIELGIARGEIQHKNLARFPQIMVAPALIAVIWQSLFSRHAPLDALEMFRVHLDLIFGERRTA, from the coding sequence ATGACAAATGAAGCCACCAAAAGCGCCAGGAAATCCGCCCCGAAGCCGGCCGAGCGCCGGGCCGCGGCGAGGGCACCGGCCTCCTCGAAACCCAAGCCGGCCTCCAACCGCGCCGAGCGCGCTGCCGAGCGGCGCGGGGCCATCATCGCGGCGGCGATGGACGAATTCATCGCGCGCGGCTTTGCGGCGACACGGCTCGACGACATCGCCAAACGCGCTGGCGTCGCCAAGGGCACGATCTACCTGCACTTCAAGGACAAGGAATCGATGTTCGAGGAATTGATCCGGACCGCGATCGTGCCGCTGGTCACCCGCCTCTGGGCGACGCCGCCGCAGCCCGGAGCATCGGTGCGCGACATGGTGGAGGGCTTTGCCAAAACCTTCATCGAGGAGGTGGCCGCCACGCGACGCGGCGACCTTGTGCGGCTGATCGTTGCCGAAGGCCCGCGATTTCCCGAGGTCGCCGACTTCTATTACCGCGAAGTGGTGTCGCGAGGCCTTGCGGGCATGCGCGCGCTGATCGAACTCGGCATCGCGCGCGGCGAGATTCAACACAAGAACCTGGCGCGGTTTCCGCAAATCATGGTGGCGCCCGCGCTCATTGCCGTGATCTGGCAGAGCCTTTTCAGCAGACATGCGCCACTGGATGCCCTCGAAATGTTTCGGGTGCATCTCGATCTGATTTTTGGCGAACGGAGAACGGCATGA
- a CDS encoding sulfite oxidase, translating into MARESGRDAPNGNNFDTSRRRFLGSSGLAAIGTVIGGAMPLSRNGGGIPQAHAQAAPAAPPSAATPAPAKGPQHLKYPGKSEGLVVLGERPLVAETPESLLDDDTTPIEKFYIRNNGQIPEAAKDPDAWKITIDGEVNNRIEITLGELKSKYKAVTRRMVLECGGNGRSQFSPPARGNQWTNGGAGCAEWTGVPLADLLKKAGLKPSAKYTAHYAADLHLSGDASKPTISRGVRLEKAMDPNTMIVWAMNGKPLPNIHGGPVRLIVPGWSGSASQKWLTRITIRDREHDGPGMTEFSYRTPIKPMVPGDKADPANFRILESMPVRSIITNPANGAKFAAGTKELKLRGASWAGDLTVKQVDISTDFGASWQRAKLEKPKNKYDWQRWTATLKLPSDGYFEIWARATDSKGAMQPHQAGFWNPQGYGGNAMHRIAVLVG; encoded by the coding sequence GCAACAATTTCGATACCAGCCGGCGCAGATTTTTGGGCAGCTCAGGACTGGCTGCGATCGGCACCGTCATCGGAGGCGCGATGCCGCTCTCGCGCAACGGCGGCGGAATCCCTCAGGCCCATGCGCAGGCCGCTCCGGCCGCGCCCCCGTCGGCCGCCACGCCCGCGCCGGCCAAGGGACCGCAACACCTGAAATATCCTGGCAAGAGCGAGGGGCTGGTCGTGCTCGGCGAGCGGCCGCTGGTCGCCGAGACGCCCGAAAGCCTGCTCGACGACGACACCACGCCGATCGAGAAATTCTACATCCGCAACAACGGGCAGATCCCCGAGGCGGCGAAGGATCCCGACGCCTGGAAGATCACCATCGATGGCGAGGTCAACAACAGGATAGAGATCACGCTCGGCGAGTTGAAGTCGAAATACAAGGCCGTGACGCGGCGCATGGTGCTGGAATGCGGCGGCAACGGCCGGTCACAGTTCTCACCGCCGGCACGTGGCAACCAGTGGACCAATGGCGGGGCGGGCTGCGCGGAATGGACCGGCGTGCCGCTCGCCGATCTGCTCAAGAAGGCGGGCCTGAAGCCATCAGCAAAATACACCGCACATTATGCGGCCGATCTTCATCTGTCCGGCGATGCCAGCAAGCCGACCATCTCGCGCGGCGTGCGGCTGGAGAAGGCGATGGACCCCAACACGATGATCGTCTGGGCCATGAACGGCAAGCCGCTGCCGAACATCCATGGCGGGCCGGTACGCCTGATCGTCCCGGGCTGGTCAGGCTCGGCCTCGCAGAAATGGCTGACGCGCATCACCATCCGCGACCGCGAGCATGACGGCCCCGGCATGACGGAGTTTTCCTACCGCACCCCGATCAAGCCGATGGTGCCCGGCGACAAGGCCGATCCGGCAAACTTCCGCATTCTGGAATCGATGCCGGTGCGCTCGATCATCACCAATCCTGCGAACGGAGCGAAGTTCGCGGCCGGCACCAAGGAGCTGAAGCTGCGCGGCGCGTCCTGGGCCGGCGATCTCACCGTCAAGCAGGTAGATATCTCGACCGATTTCGGCGCGAGCTGGCAGCGGGCCAAGCTTGAGAAACCGAAGAACAAGTATGACTGGCAGCGCTGGACCGCGACCTTGAAACTGCCGAGTGACGGCTATTTCGAGATCTGGGCGCGCGCCACCGACTCCAAGGGCGCGATGCAGCCGCATCAGGCCGGCTTCTGGAATCCGCAAGGCTATGGCGGCAACGCCATGCACCGAATCGCCGTGCTGGTCGGATGA
- a CDS encoding HlyD family secretion protein, translated as MTSSRTITILAALALAAVLSGCNERRDPGFQGWVEADMIFVSPDESGRVTKLNVREGDEVKPGMQLYTVDDDLQQADLNQNKATLANAQQTYDRAASLSKTGSGTQANLDSATSALRVAEARVNTSQTRLARRSGFAPVAGTIQQIYFREGEMVQAQRPVLSIMPPGNMKIRFFVPETELPKLAIGDEVRVTCDNCAPDLTAKIYFIATTAEYTPPVIYSLDERNKLVYLIQARPSRPDVLRVGQPISVFLNPRTPVADKR; from the coding sequence ATGACTTCGTCGCGAACGATAACGATCCTGGCCGCGCTGGCGCTCGCCGCCGTGCTCTCGGGCTGCAACGAGCGCAGGGACCCGGGTTTTCAGGGTTGGGTCGAGGCCGACATGATCTTTGTCAGCCCCGACGAAAGCGGCCGTGTGACAAAACTCAATGTGCGCGAGGGCGACGAGGTGAAGCCCGGCATGCAGCTCTACACCGTCGACGACGATTTGCAGCAGGCCGACCTCAATCAGAACAAGGCGACGCTCGCCAATGCGCAGCAGACCTATGATCGCGCGGCGTCGCTGAGCAAGACCGGCTCCGGCACGCAGGCCAACCTCGATTCGGCAACCTCGGCGTTGCGCGTCGCGGAAGCCCGCGTCAATACTTCGCAGACTCGCCTCGCGCGGCGGAGCGGCTTTGCGCCGGTCGCCGGCACCATCCAGCAGATCTATTTCCGCGAAGGCGAGATGGTGCAGGCGCAACGGCCCGTGCTGTCGATCATGCCGCCCGGCAACATGAAGATTCGCTTCTTCGTGCCGGAGACGGAGCTGCCGAAGCTTGCGATCGGCGACGAGGTGAGGGTGACCTGCGACAATTGCGCGCCCGATCTCACCGCAAAAATCTACTTCATCGCTACGACGGCGGAATACACCCCGCCGGTGATCTACAGCCTCGATGAGCGCAACAAGCTGGTCTACCTGATCCAGGCGCGGCCGAGCCGGCCCGACGTCTT